A window from Citrus sinensis cultivar Valencia sweet orange chromosome 3, DVS_A1.0, whole genome shotgun sequence encodes these proteins:
- the LOC102629912 gene encoding F-box/kelch-repeat protein At3g61590, whose translation MDGETSWINHCIDDMARGINEFDSFLELSDEGNKEASTLSVDLILPDDLLERILAYLPIASIFRAGCVCRRWHEIVSSRRFLWNFSNVLSQKPWYFMFTSSDEPIGYAYDPILRKWYGIELPCIETSNWFIASSYGLVCFMDNDSRSELYVCNPISKSWKKLEEPPGLKFSDYSALSLSVDRVSHRYTVSIVKSKQVTGNFFQWELSIHIYDSDTMMWVTSWKEVLTGWRAGDESIICDGVLYFLIYATGGGAPENRHGLISFNLSSRSSHALLIKSFIPVPCALTCGRLMNLKEKLVMVGGIGKQDRPDIIKGIGIWVLNGKEWQEVARMPHKFFQGFGEFDDVFASSGTDDLIYIQSYGAPSLLVYDMNLKQWRWSHKCPVTKRFPLQLFTGFCFEPRLEIAP comes from the coding sequence ATGGATGGAGAAACATCTTGGATCAACCATTGCATTGATGACATGGCAAGAGGCATTAATGAGTTTGATTCGTTCTTAGAGCTTAGTGATGAAGGCAATAAAGAAGCTTCTACGCTTTCTGTTGACTTAATCCTTCCTGATGACCTGTTGGAACGCATTCTAGCTTATCTCCCAATAGCTAGCATATTTAGAGCAGGCTGCGTGTGCAGAAGATGGCATGAGATTGTCAGTTCAAGAAGGTTTCTGTGGAACTTCTCAAATGTCCTATCACAAAAGCCCTGGTATTTTATGTTTACAAGCTCTGATGAGCCAATTGGTTATGCTTATGATCCCATCCTTCGAAAGTGGTATGGTATTGAACTCCCCTGCATTGAGACATCCAATTGGTTCATTGCTTCATCATATGGTTTGGTTTGCTTCATGGACAATGACAGTAGAAGTGAGTTATATGTCTGCAACCCTATCTCCAAAAGCTGGAAGAAGCTTGAGGAACCACCAGGTTTGAAATTCTCTGATTACAGTGCGCTTTCACTCTCAGTGGACAGAGTATCACATCGCTATACTGTCTCAATTGTGAAGTCTAAGCAAGTCACGGGGAATTTTTTTCAGTGGGAgctttcaatccatatttatGATTCAGATACAATGATGTGGGTGACCTCCTGGAAAGAGGTGCTGACGGGATGGAGAGCTGGAGATGAGAGTATTATCTGTGATGGGGTTCTGTATTTTCTGATTTATGCAACTGGGGGTGGTGCACCAGAAAATCGTCATGGCCTGATCTCGTTTAATCTTTCTAGCCGATCATCCCATGCTCTGCTGATAAAAAGTTTTATCCCAGTACCTTGTGCTCTGACTTGCGGGCGCCTAATGAACCTGAAAGAGAAGCTGGTAATGGTTGGAGGAATTGGCAAACAAGATCGGCCTGACATAATTAAGGGAATTGGCATCTGGGTTCTGAATGGGAAGGAGTGGCAAGAGGTTGCTAGGATGCCACATAAGTTTTTCCAAGGATTTGGAGAGTTTGATGATGTTTTTGCAAGTAGCGGAACAGATGATCTCATATACATCCAGAGCTATGGAGCTCCATCTCTTCTTGTTTATGATATGAACCTGAAACAATGGAGGTGGTCACATAAATGTCCTGTGACTAAGAGGTTCCCTCTTCAGCTCTTTACTGGGTTTTGCTTTGAACCCAGGCTTGAAATTGCTCCCTAA